A section of the Mangifera indica cultivar Alphonso chromosome 12, CATAS_Mindica_2.1, whole genome shotgun sequence genome encodes:
- the LOC123193505 gene encoding metal tolerance protein 11 isoform X2 — MLEGFNEMDALAERGFVPGMSKEERENLARSENLAIRISNIANMVLFSAKVYASVRSGSLAIIASTLDSLLDLLSGFILWFTAFSMQTPNPYQYPIGKKRMQPLGILVFASVMATLGLQIILESVRTMVSHENDFNLSKEQERWVVGIMLSVTLVKLLLVVYCRAFTNEIVKAYAQDHFFDVITNIIGLVAVLLAKYIHGWIDPVGAIILALYTIRTWSVTVLENVNSLVGKSAAPEYLQKLTYLCWNHHKAIRHIDTVRAYTFGSHYFVEVDIVLPSDMPLQEAHDIGESLQEKLELLPEIERAFVHLDYEYSHKPEHASTYP, encoded by the exons ATGCTTGAGGGATTTAACGAAATGGATGCATTAGCGGAACGTGGTTTCGTTCCTGGGATGTCAAAG GAAGAGCGAGAAAACTTGGCTAGAAGCGAGAATTTGGCTATTAGAATATCAAACATTGCTAACATGGTTCTTTTTTCTGCTAAAGTTTATGCATCTGTCAGAAGTGGTTCATTGGCCATCATTGCCTCCACGTTAGACTCTCTTCTTGACCTTCTGTCTGGCTTCATCTTATGGTTTACTGCATTCTCCATGCAAACACCAAATCCATATCAGTACCCTATTGGAAAGAAAAGGATGCAGCCATTG GGAATTCTTGTGTTTGCCTCAGTCATGGCAACACTTGGACTGCAGATTATCTTGGAGTCAGTGCGCACTATGGTATCTCAT GAGAATGATTTCAACCTTAGCAAAGAGCAAGAGCGATGGGTTGTGGGCATAATGCTCTCAGTCACCCTGGTCAAACTTCTTTTGGTTGTTTATTGTCGTGCTTTTACAAATGAAATTGTCAAAGCTTATGCCCAGGATCATTTTTTTGATGTTATCACCAACATCATTGGCCTCGTTGCTGTGCTCCTCGCTAAATACATCCACGGCTGGATAGATCCTGTTGGGGCTATCATT TTGGCGTTGTACACAATTCGCACATGGTCTGTGACTGTGTTGGAAAATGTCAATTCCCTTGTTGGAAAATCGGCCGCTCCTGAATATCTACAAAAACTGACATACCTTTGTTGGAACCACCACAAGGCTATAAGACACATTGATACAGTGCGAGCTTATACCTTCGGGTCTCACTACTTTGTTGAGGTTGACATCGTTCTGCCATCAGACATGCCCTTGCAAGAGGCCCACGATATCGGGGAGTCCTTGCAGGAGAAGCTCGAACTACTGCCCGAGATTGAGCGTGCCTTTGTTCATCTTGATTACGAGTATTCGCACAAACCTGAGCACGCTTCCACCTACCCATAG